In one window of Opitutus sp. GAS368 DNA:
- a CDS encoding GNAT family N-acetyltransferase, producing the protein MPCFLRSATAADVPLILDLIRGLAVYEKLAHEVVATEDALRRTLFGSPPAAQVVIAEVDGQPAGFALYFFNYSTFLAKPGLYLEDLFVKPEFRGGGTGKALLLHLAKIANARGCGRMEWSVLDWNEPAIKFYEALGARRMKEWQICRLTGPALTQYA; encoded by the coding sequence ATGCCTTGCTTCCTCCGCTCCGCCACTGCCGCCGACGTCCCGCTGATCCTCGACCTCATCCGCGGCTTGGCGGTCTACGAAAAACTCGCGCACGAAGTCGTCGCCACCGAGGACGCCCTGCGTCGCACGCTCTTCGGTTCGCCGCCGGCCGCGCAGGTTGTGATCGCCGAGGTCGACGGCCAACCCGCGGGCTTCGCGCTTTATTTTTTCAACTACTCCACCTTCCTCGCCAAGCCCGGCCTCTATCTCGAGGACTTGTTCGTTAAACCGGAATTCCGCGGCGGCGGCACCGGCAAGGCGCTCCTCCTGCACCTCGCGAAGATCGCCAACGCCCGCGGGTGCGGCCGCATGGAGTGGTCCGTCCTCGACTGGAACGAGCCGGCGATCAAATTCTACGAGGCCCTCGGGGCCCGCCGGATGAAGGAATGGCAGATCTGCCGGCTTACCGGACCGGCGCTCACTCAGTATGCCTGA
- a CDS encoding PLP-dependent aminotransferase family protein has product MIQTLPSPLAKPVETPLSQPLYAELATSLQSLIEQGTLRPGHRVPSVRRMSLQRGVSIATVLQAYTVLENRGYLEARPQSGYYVRPRPPFLSPEPRMAKPMAKPAYVGVKDLTTAIMERSVDHDYIPFGAACPHHSLFPNKKLARLLGSVARRDPTLISRESMNWGYEPLTREISRRYLQGGVPLAHDELVVTIGCSEALNLCLRAVTKPGDTVAIETPAYFGFLEMIESLNLRALEIPTSSREGICLDELRDAIEQNDVKVVLVMPNFHNPLGSLMPDEKKQRLYDLLCEYDLPAIEDDVYADTHCGDFRPKPLKAWDKDGRVMLCSSFGKTLAPSFRIGWTAPGRYLERVRRLKFTNTMGTPVVLQKTIAEFLRDGGYDHHLRTLRRAYHQQLHQFAQSMQRYFPEGTRYSRPQGGNVIWVELPAKVDTLKLHHEALKHRINTAPGALFSVKNRYNNCLRMSCGLPWSDEIEAALKTLGDLIKKQL; this is encoded by the coding sequence ATGATCCAAACGCTGCCCTCGCCCCTCGCGAAGCCGGTTGAAACCCCGCTGTCGCAGCCGCTCTACGCCGAGCTGGCCACCTCCCTCCAGTCGCTCATCGAGCAGGGCACGCTGCGCCCGGGCCATCGCGTGCCGTCCGTCCGCCGCATGTCGCTCCAGCGCGGCGTCAGCATCGCCACGGTGCTGCAGGCCTATACGGTGCTGGAAAATCGCGGCTACCTGGAGGCTCGGCCGCAATCGGGCTACTACGTCCGCCCGCGCCCGCCATTCCTCAGCCCCGAGCCGCGCATGGCCAAGCCCATGGCTAAGCCGGCCTACGTCGGCGTGAAGGATCTCACGACCGCGATCATGGAGCGCTCGGTCGACCATGATTACATCCCCTTCGGCGCCGCCTGCCCGCACCACAGCCTGTTTCCGAACAAGAAGCTCGCGCGCCTGCTCGGCTCCGTCGCCCGCCGCGACCCCACGCTCATCAGCCGCGAGAGCATGAACTGGGGTTACGAGCCGCTCACCCGCGAGATCTCCCGCCGCTACCTGCAAGGCGGAGTGCCGCTTGCACACGACGAGCTGGTCGTCACCATCGGCTGCTCCGAGGCCCTCAACCTCTGCCTGCGCGCGGTCACCAAGCCGGGCGACACCGTCGCCATCGAGACGCCCGCCTACTTCGGTTTCCTCGAGATGATCGAGAGCCTCAACCTCCGCGCCCTCGAGATCCCGACCTCCTCCCGAGAGGGCATCTGCCTCGACGAGCTGCGCGACGCCATCGAGCAGAACGACGTCAAGGTCGTGCTCGTGATGCCGAACTTCCACAACCCGCTCGGCAGCCTCATGCCCGATGAGAAGAAGCAGCGGCTCTACGACCTGCTCTGCGAATACGACCTGCCCGCCATCGAGGACGACGTTTACGCCGACACGCACTGCGGCGACTTCCGGCCCAAGCCGCTCAAGGCCTGGGACAAGGACGGCCGCGTGATGCTCTGCTCCTCCTTCGGCAAGACCCTCGCCCCGAGCTTCCGCATCGGCTGGACCGCGCCCGGCCGCTACCTCGAACGCGTGCGCCGGCTCAAGTTCACCAACACCATGGGCACGCCCGTGGTGCTGCAGAAGACCATCGCCGAGTTCCTGCGCGACGGCGGCTACGACCACCACCTGCGCACGCTCCGCCGCGCCTACCACCAGCAGCTGCACCAGTTCGCCCAGTCCATGCAGCGCTACTTCCCGGAGGGCACGCGCTACAGCCGGCCGCAGGGCGGCAACGTCATCTGGGTCGAGCTCCCCGCGAAGGTCGATACGCTCAAGCTCCACCACGAGGCGCTCAAGCACCGCATCAACACCGCGCCCGGCGCGCTGTTCTCGGTGAAGAACCGCTACAACAACTGCCTGCGCATGAGCTGCGGCTTGCCGTGGTCCGACGAGATCGAGGCCGCGCTCAAGACGCTCGGCGACCTGATCAAAAAACAGCTCTGA
- a CDS encoding DJ-1/PfpI family protein, whose translation MKRHVAILIFPEVEVLDFAGPFEVFAVANELTGFETFHTFTVAELPGSIRARNGLKVVPDFTLETAPPPDILVVPGGAGTRPLLKKPTVLEWIRQRARKAEVVASVCTGSLVLAQAGLLNNLRATTHHENFAELAALAPNTDLVEDTRFTDNGQVLTSAGISAGIDLSLHIVARLLGEAAATRTARYMEYHWLNDTGVAR comes from the coding sequence ATGAAACGCCACGTTGCCATTCTCATCTTTCCCGAGGTCGAAGTGCTCGACTTCGCCGGACCCTTCGAGGTCTTCGCCGTCGCCAACGAGCTGACGGGATTCGAGACGTTCCACACGTTCACCGTCGCCGAGCTGCCGGGCAGCATCCGCGCCCGGAACGGCCTGAAGGTCGTGCCCGACTTCACCTTGGAGACGGCCCCGCCGCCGGACATTCTCGTCGTGCCGGGCGGCGCCGGCACCCGTCCTTTGCTGAAGAAACCCACGGTGCTTGAATGGATCCGCCAGCGGGCGCGCAAGGCCGAGGTCGTCGCCTCTGTCTGCACCGGCTCGCTGGTGCTGGCCCAGGCCGGCCTGCTGAACAATCTCCGCGCCACGACCCACCACGAGAATTTCGCCGAATTGGCCGCCCTCGCCCCCAACACCGACCTGGTCGAGGACACCCGCTTCACCGACAACGGCCAGGTCCTGACCTCCGCCGGCATCTCCGCCGGCATCGACCTGTCGCTGCACATCGTCGCCCGGCTGCTGGGCGAAGCCGCCGCCACCCGGACCGCCCGCTACATGGAATACCATTGGCTCAACGATACAGGCGTCGCCCGCTGA